A genomic region of Sander lucioperca isolate FBNREF2018 chromosome 6, SLUC_FBN_1.2, whole genome shotgun sequence contains the following coding sequences:
- the LOC116066726 gene encoding neuritin-like — translation MSSARSGVQVTSAVGRSRERRIPRPLLGLKWDDMGFFMSTKIGGILAFALVFLSLTVPGDSDAEVNCENIYKDFSDCVLELGESMDNYQENVTSERGVEAVCSHWEAFHTCALTALSDCQKEVSSIWETLRQDSMKMRFQGSLFELCSPSSSPSISSPLAALTLPLIVLIMTWPNWYPV, via the exons ATGAGCTCAGCGCGCTCTGGGGTGCAGGTAACGTCAGCAGTCGGCCGGAGCAGGGAAAGACG CATCCCGCGCCCTCTGCTTGGCTTGAAATGGGATGATATGGGATTTTTCATGTCGACGAAGATCGGAGGGATTCTTGCGTTTGCCTTGG TATTCCTGTCCCTGACGGTGCCAGGAGACTCAGATGCAGAGGTGAACTGTGAGAACATTTATAAGGACTTTTCTGATTGTGTCCTGGAGCTGGGAGAGAGCATGGACAACTATCAGGAGAACGTGACCAGCGAGAGGGGAGTGGAGGCCGTGTGCAG CCACTGGGAAGCTTTCCACACATGTGCCCTCACAGCGCTGTCCGACTGCCAGAAGGAAGTCAGCTCCATCTGGGAGACTCTAAGGCAGGACTCCATGAAGATGCGCTTCCAGGGAAGTCTGTTCGAACTGTGCAGCCCTAGCTCCTCGCCCAGCATAAGTTCGCCTCTTGCTGCCCTCACTCTGCCACTGATAGTGCTGATCATGACTTGGCCCAACTGGTACCCTGTATAG
- the LOC116066783 gene encoding translocon-associated protein subunit alpha-like isoform X2 has translation MFNFGSKLLVLLLLAFPCGLISIGQVSADSDSAEDIAEDPDAAVDEEEDDEEVLIEEDQIQPSEGEEEDSDEAADKLLTSHPDADTTILFMTGEEFPANEIVRFLVGFTNKGSQDFTVQSLEASFRYPQDFQFYIQNFTALPLSTVVQPQSQASFEYSFIPAQPMAGRPFGLVILLNYLDTEGNVFQTAIYNQTVTIIELEEGLDGETMFMYIFLVGLVALMLFGMYQVLETRTKKRIPVKIEKGTGGMSDVDISWIPQETLNVMNKASPKASPRKRTNRAAGADQ, from the exons ATGTTCAATTTCGGATCAAAATTGCTGGTGCTGTTACTCCTGGCCTTCCCCTGTGGATTAATATCCATCG GCCAGGTTTCTGCAGACTCCGACTCTGCTGAGGACATTGCTGAGGACCCAGATGCTGCAGTagatgaggaggaagatgatgaagaggtgCTCATTGAGGAAGATCAGATACAACCATCG gaaggagaggaagaggactcTGATGAAGCAGCTGATAAACTCTTAACATCTCACCCTGATGCCGACACAACCATCCTCTTCATGACAGGAGAAG AGTTTCCTGCCAATGAAATTGTGAGGTTCCTGGTGGGTTTCACCAACAAGGGAAGTCAGGATTTCACCGTTCAGTCGTTGGAGGCCTCCTTCCGTTACCCCCAAGACTTCCAGTTCTACATTCAGAAT TTCACAGCATTGCCTCTGAGCACTGTAGTGCAGCCTCAGTCTCAGGCCTCCTTTGAGTACTCCTTTATCCCAGCTCAGCCCATGGCAGGTCGCCCCTTTGGTCTTGTTATCCTCCTCAACTATCTTGACACTGAG GGAAACGTGTTCCAGACTGCCATTTACAACCAGACTGTCACCATCATTGAGCTAGAAGAGGGACTGGACGGGGAAAC aatGTTCATGTACATCTTCTTGGTTGGACTGGTGGCCCTGATGCTCTTTGGGATGTACCAGGTCCTGGAAACGAGGACG AAAAAGAGAATCCCAGTAAAAATAGAGAAGGGCACTGGTGGGATGAGTGATGTGGACATCAGCTGGATTCCTCAGGAGACTCTCAATGTCATGA ACAAGGCTTCCCCTAAAGCATCTCCACGGAAACGAACCAATAGGGCAGCTGGAGCAGATCAATAA
- the LOC116066783 gene encoding translocon-associated protein subunit alpha-like isoform X1, with translation MQVNRTVISHKGQVSADSDSAEDIAEDPDAAVDEEEDDEEVLIEEDQIQPSEGEEEDSDEAADKLLTSHPDADTTILFMTGEEFPANEIVRFLVGFTNKGSQDFTVQSLEASFRYPQDFQFYIQNFTALPLSTVVQPQSQASFEYSFIPAQPMAGRPFGLVILLNYLDTEGNVFQTAIYNQTVTIIELEEGLDGETMFMYIFLVGLVALMLFGMYQVLETRTKKRIPVKIEKGTGGMSDVDISWIPQETLNVMNKASPKASPRKRTNRAAGADQ, from the exons ATGCAAGTGAACCGGACCGTGATTTCACATAAAG GCCAGGTTTCTGCAGACTCCGACTCTGCTGAGGACATTGCTGAGGACCCAGATGCTGCAGTagatgaggaggaagatgatgaagaggtgCTCATTGAGGAAGATCAGATACAACCATCG gaaggagaggaagaggactcTGATGAAGCAGCTGATAAACTCTTAACATCTCACCCTGATGCCGACACAACCATCCTCTTCATGACAGGAGAAG AGTTTCCTGCCAATGAAATTGTGAGGTTCCTGGTGGGTTTCACCAACAAGGGAAGTCAGGATTTCACCGTTCAGTCGTTGGAGGCCTCCTTCCGTTACCCCCAAGACTTCCAGTTCTACATTCAGAAT TTCACAGCATTGCCTCTGAGCACTGTAGTGCAGCCTCAGTCTCAGGCCTCCTTTGAGTACTCCTTTATCCCAGCTCAGCCCATGGCAGGTCGCCCCTTTGGTCTTGTTATCCTCCTCAACTATCTTGACACTGAG GGAAACGTGTTCCAGACTGCCATTTACAACCAGACTGTCACCATCATTGAGCTAGAAGAGGGACTGGACGGGGAAAC aatGTTCATGTACATCTTCTTGGTTGGACTGGTGGCCCTGATGCTCTTTGGGATGTACCAGGTCCTGGAAACGAGGACG AAAAAGAGAATCCCAGTAAAAATAGAGAAGGGCACTGGTGGGATGAGTGATGTGGACATCAGCTGGATTCCTCAGGAGACTCTCAATGTCATGA ACAAGGCTTCCCCTAAAGCATCTCCACGGAAACGAACCAATAGGGCAGCTGGAGCAGATCAATAA
- the rh50 gene encoding rh50-like protein isoform X2, translated as MIFIGFGCLLAFFRFYGFSGMVFNFLTATFAIQWAILMQGFFQFYYDGKIHLGVINLLNAEFACAVVLISFGAVLGKTSPVQLLVMALLEISVFSLTEWAVLKYIRINDAGGTILIHLFACYFGLGVTFVLYRPSLNEGHSKEITSYHSDILSVMGTLFLWVFWPSFNSALTFKGDAQHRAILHTFIGLSSSTITTFALSALFNKRGKLTMADIQNVTLAGGVTVGASVDMMISPVAAYALGIMGCTACFFGYKYLTPFLAQHMRIQDQCGIHNLHGLTGLISAAAGICAILLATEETYGPSMYQIFSHRAPPEGDPKLLELQKLIPGLKPGLGRTAQEQALFQVAAVFSTIAASAVGGLLTGLVMKLPFMASPSYQDCFDDELFFDMPSDFDSVEVLKTPISYDEKIQMSSMNTKVDTLRQSL; from the coding sequence ATGATCTTCATAGGCTTCGGCTGCCTGCTGGCCTTCTTCCGATTCTACGGTTTCAGTGGAATGGTCTTCAACTTTCTTACAGCTACATTTGCGATCCAGTGGGCGATCCTGATGCAAGGTTTCTTCCAGTTTTACTATGATGGTAAAATTCACCTGGGAGTGATCAACCTTCTGAATGCAGAGTTTGCCTGTGCTGTGGTGCTAATCTCTTTTGGAGCTGTGCTTGGGAAGACCAGTCCTGTTCAGCTCCTGGTCATGGCACTGCTGGAGatctctgtcttttctttgaCAGAGTGGGCtgtattgaaatacattagaaTCAATGATGCAGGTGGCACTATTCTTATTCACCTGTTTGCCTGCTACTTTGGTCTAGGGGTGACGTTCGTGCTGTATCGCCCGAgcctaaatgagggacattcTAAAGAAATAACTAGCTATCATTCTGACATCCTCTCTGTAATGGGAACCTTGTTCCTCTGGGTGTTCTGGCCTTCATTTAACTCTGCTCTGACCTTTAAGGGTGACGCTCAACACAGAGCAATACTCCACACTTTTATAGGTCTCAGCTCATCCACTATCACCACCTTCGCACTCTCTGCATTGTTCAATAAGAGAGGCAAGCTCACAATGGCTGATATTCAGAACGTGACTCTGGCAGGTGGCGTGACAGTTGGGGCTTCTGTGGACATGATGATTTCCCCTGTAGCTGCATACGCCCTGGGCATCATGGGCTGCACTGCCTGTTTCTTTGGATACAAGTACCTGACCCCCTTTTTGGCCCAACACATGAGGATCCAAGACCAATGTGGTATTCACAACCTCCACGGGCTTACTGGCCTCATATCAGCCGCAGCAGGGATCTGTGCCATCCTCCTAGCCACTGAAGAAACCTACGGGCCCAGCATGTACCAGATCTTTTCCCATCGTGCTCCACCTGAGGGAGATCCGAAGCTCCTGGAATTGCAGAAGCTGATTCCTGGGCTGAAGCCAGGCTTAGGTCGTACTGCGCAGGAACAAGCTCTCTTCCAGGTGGCAGCTGTCTTCTCCACCATCGCAGCATCTGCAGTTGGTGGGCTGCTCACTGGTTTGGTCATGAAGCTGCCTTTCATGGCATCCCCATCTTACCAGGACTGCTTTGATGATGAGCTTTTCTTTGACATGCCCTCTGACTTTGACAGTGTGGAAGTGCTTAAGACCCCCATAAGCTATGATGAAAAGATACAAATGAGCTCTATGAACACCAAAGTCGACACACTGAGGCAGTCATTATGA
- the rh50 gene encoding rh50-like protein isoform X1, with protein MNVSTSLKVRLPALVLVSEVVMIVLYAVFVTYDDNANAKLQNNKTNPMENSMYRDYPFFADVQVMIFIGFGCLLAFFRFYGFSGMVFNFLTATFAIQWAILMQGFFQFYYDGKIHLGVINLLNAEFACAVVLISFGAVLGKTSPVQLLVMALLEISVFSLTEWAVLKYIRINDAGGTILIHLFACYFGLGVTFVLYRPSLNEGHSKEITSYHSDILSVMGTLFLWVFWPSFNSALTFKGDAQHRAILHTFIGLSSSTITTFALSALFNKRGKLTMADIQNVTLAGGVTVGASVDMMISPVAAYALGIMGCTACFFGYKYLTPFLAQHMRIQDQCGIHNLHGLTGLISAAAGICAILLATEETYGPSMYQIFSHRAPPEGDPKLLELQKLIPGLKPGLGRTAQEQALFQVAAVFSTIAASAVGGLLTGLVMKLPFMASPSYQDCFDDELFFDMPSDFDSVEVLKTPISYDEKIQMSSMNTKVDTLRQSL; from the coding sequence ATGAATGTGTCTACAAGTTTAAAGGTGCGCCTGCCGGCACTCGTGCTAGTGTCGGAGGTTGTCATGATAGTTCTTTatgctgtttttgtcacttatgaTGACAATGCCAACGCTAAGCTGCAAAACAATAAGACCAACCCGATGGAGAACTCCATGTATAGAGACTATCCCTTCTTTGCCGACGTGCAGGTGATGATCTTCATAGGCTTCGGCTGCCTGCTGGCCTTCTTCCGATTCTACGGTTTCAGTGGAATGGTCTTCAACTTTCTTACAGCTACATTTGCGATCCAGTGGGCGATCCTGATGCAAGGTTTCTTCCAGTTTTACTATGATGGTAAAATTCACCTGGGAGTGATCAACCTTCTGAATGCAGAGTTTGCCTGTGCTGTGGTGCTAATCTCTTTTGGAGCTGTGCTTGGGAAGACCAGTCCTGTTCAGCTCCTGGTCATGGCACTGCTGGAGatctctgtcttttctttgaCAGAGTGGGCtgtattgaaatacattagaaTCAATGATGCAGGTGGCACTATTCTTATTCACCTGTTTGCCTGCTACTTTGGTCTAGGGGTGACGTTCGTGCTGTATCGCCCGAgcctaaatgagggacattcTAAAGAAATAACTAGCTATCATTCTGACATCCTCTCTGTAATGGGAACCTTGTTCCTCTGGGTGTTCTGGCCTTCATTTAACTCTGCTCTGACCTTTAAGGGTGACGCTCAACACAGAGCAATACTCCACACTTTTATAGGTCTCAGCTCATCCACTATCACCACCTTCGCACTCTCTGCATTGTTCAATAAGAGAGGCAAGCTCACAATGGCTGATATTCAGAACGTGACTCTGGCAGGTGGCGTGACAGTTGGGGCTTCTGTGGACATGATGATTTCCCCTGTAGCTGCATACGCCCTGGGCATCATGGGCTGCACTGCCTGTTTCTTTGGATACAAGTACCTGACCCCCTTTTTGGCCCAACACATGAGGATCCAAGACCAATGTGGTATTCACAACCTCCACGGGCTTACTGGCCTCATATCAGCCGCAGCAGGGATCTGTGCCATCCTCCTAGCCACTGAAGAAACCTACGGGCCCAGCATGTACCAGATCTTTTCCCATCGTGCTCCACCTGAGGGAGATCCGAAGCTCCTGGAATTGCAGAAGCTGATTCCTGGGCTGAAGCCAGGCTTAGGTCGTACTGCGCAGGAACAAGCTCTCTTCCAGGTGGCAGCTGTCTTCTCCACCATCGCAGCATCTGCAGTTGGTGGGCTGCTCACTGGTTTGGTCATGAAGCTGCCTTTCATGGCATCCCCATCTTACCAGGACTGCTTTGATGATGAGCTTTTCTTTGACATGCCCTCTGACTTTGACAGTGTGGAAGTGCTTAAGACCCCCATAAGCTATGATGAAAAGATACAAATGAGCTCTATGAACACCAAAGTCGACACACTGAGGCAGTCATTATGA